The genomic segment CACTTTCTACTGCAATCTCTGGTTTTGCTCAAGGAGAAGACAAACTCTACAGTCTTCATTATGACtgctcatttttaaagtatggcAGTGGCAGTTTTGCTTCACTTAAAGTACCTTCACTGCCTTTAGGAGCCAAGGTAGGTAAACAAGCCTAACATTAAACTGAACCTTAATACttacctccttttttttattgttatttgtttattttgtatttctctgaTTAGTACTTGCCGAAGGCCTGTTCCTGGTCCCCCTGAAGCAGATGTCAGAAGACTTCTCTCTCTTAGTTTCCAGCTTCAGGGTGAATTTATCCCATACTGTGAAGACAAAGGGCTTTGGTAAAGCACCGATTGCAACACTGACGCAAAGGTGTGGACAAGGAAAACAGGGCTGTATGCCGAGGTGTTTCCCTTTTCATGAATGCCTCATGTTTGCCTGCATGAATGCCTCATTACTGATGATGAAGACCTCAGGTGTGTTGTTCCTGATTAGCCCTTCTCCTGTGTCTTGCCATACACGTGTTTCTTTCCCTCAACCTCGAAAATTCAGTCAAGTACATAGTATGTATAcacttatatatattttaactccAGATGATTTCTTAATCACAAATTACCTCCTGGCCCCACCCCTACGGTTTTGCACCATTGCGTCCAGCCCCAAAGCCTCTGAGGAGCCGTCCCAGCCCGCAGGGGAGCTGAGTCCCTGTCAGCCGCCCCGGGGCCCGCTCCCGCTCCGCCCGGAGGCCCCCCACACGCAGCGGGGGGGCCGTTACGGACCGTTACGGCCCCGTTACCGGCCGTTAGGGGCCGTTCCCGCCCGTTGCCATTCGAACGGCGCGGCCCGGGGCCGTTGGGCGCCGCCGCCCGGGCGCATGCGCGGTTcggggcgctgaggggagcggcggggccgggccggcggcggtGAGCggcggggaccggggggggggctccgagGGGACCGGGGGGCTCTGAGCGGTGCCCCCGGCACCGAGACGAGCGGTGGGCGAGGAGGGGGCGCCCGgcggaggagcagggcagggcagcggggGGTTCGTGCGTTAACCGAGGGGAGTAACGTAAAGGAGGGGGCTCGTCGGCTGCACGCACCCCCTTCTTACTTCCCCGCTCCCCGTGAGCTGAAAGGCGTAGAAACGCGGGCTGGAGTTGTAGTTCCTGCAGTAGGAACGGGGACGAAGAGCAGAACGGCCACGGCTGGGAAGTGCTGTGACGGGGCGTGGGGTGTTTGTGGCGTGGGTGACGGGAACGCCGCTCGGCAGGGCCGGGAAGAAAGCCCCGAGCCGTGGCTGCTGCGGGTGGCTGCTGGTGCCCGGCCCGTGGTCAGTCaccggggctgggagctgcacgGTGATGCCGTTTGTCCTGACGGCTCAACAGGTACTGGAGCTGCAACCGGGCCTTTTATTTCCCGGAGAGTGAGTTCTGTCACCCTTTACTGTGATAACAGCCTGTAAGTGGGGAGACGCTGGCCGTGTGTCGCTTCGCTTCTTGTTTGGGCTTCTGTGCTGGTGGTACAGGAGAACTTCACGGCCCCCTGCAGCTCGGGGGTTTCTgaggctggcctggctgaagCGCAGCAGGGCGCGGCGAGGCCCGTggtcccttcccctccctgtcGGAGTGCAGGGAGCccggcagcacccagctctgcctcacCTTCCACTGCAACGCTTCCCTTGCTTGGCTCGGCTGTAACCTGCTGCCAAACTCATCTTTTAAAACCCTCCGGAGCCAAAGGGGGTCTGTCAGCTTGTTACAGCTGATTGTTATTGTAAAGTGGTTACTTACTTATCCACCTAACCGCTGGATAGGCTGGATTCCAGATAGAACTGTTTCTAAACAATGGCTTGCATAATTAACGAGATGAAGGGTGTCTGGCTCTCTAGGTCAGGAATGCAGTGCTGTCAGTGAACGCAGCTCTGTTACTTTGACCTGCTTAAATGAAagctgtgctggggaaaaaaatacccatGAAGTCTGTACTAAGAACATCAGACTAGTCATTTTTAAAACGTAGCTGTAGCAGGTATGCTGCATTATATGCTTTCATCTCATCTATTGTATCGCTCATTAGAAGAGGATAAAATGCCACAAAGTAGGCCTTCTATTGTTAGGAGATTTCTGAAACCTGGTGTGTTACTGGCACAATTACTCTTTGAATTTTTGTAATATCTTCTGGTTTGTGATTTGCTTACACTGAATGACTCTCCTAGTATAAGTACCTATGTACATGTGTGTATTTGCTACCAGAGTTGTTtggaatatttaagaaaaatatctgcttgGTACAGGAAAACGTTTATGAgcttcctgccttttctttctttcactgggaaactttttttcttgttctttgcttAACTCTGGTGTTAGGtcatcttcatcttttttccttggCATTCCCAGCAGCTTTGTATCTGATAACCATCTACTAACTTATTTCCCCTGTTGTTGACGTGCAGGCTATTTTCTCCACGCTGCTGCCGGTGATTTAGGCACTTCTACCTTCTgcttccccagcacagctgctgagtAATCATCTAGAACGAACGGAAACAATACAGGGCACCAACAGCGAGGATCACCGCTGGCAATcagggtaatggttttaaacttcTGAATAACCGGGCAGGAGGAGCCTGGTCTCTGCCCGGCCAGAggggctgcgggcagcagcGCTGCAGAGCGCGGCAGCTCCCACCCAGGCGGCCTGGAAGGGGAGGAAGCGGGGGCCCGACGGGCAGCGGAGCCGCGCAGGCCTCAGGGCTGGCCTGACTTGGACTCGCTCCTgcctcagctccagcagccgtGCTGCGATGCGTGCCTCCGTTAGGGCTGCGCGCTGCCCCGccagcagctgcttgcttttcagAGCCTGGAGGTGCTTCGTGATAGTGCTAAGGAAAGCCTGAAATTGGCTCCTTCGTTTTTCTGGTAGCAGGCAGGTACTTTGcaattaaaaccattttttgaAGATTAATTTTATCTTGCCTTTTACGTAGATCAAATAATGTAGACACTTACgctttgtaaagaaaatttcCCTCCTGGAACATTTTGTTTGGAGGGAACTTACAGCCCTACATTTAAGGGGGGGTGGTGGTAAGAAGTGGTGTTAGACATAGAGggttttttaatttgtattatttaCGCATCTAtgggagaaaataatgaatgagGGTACTTGCTAAGGAttcgtgttttttttctaaccatGAGCAAAACCTAAAAATTTAGTTAAGTTGAAGTAACTTTCCTAAGATTCACAATAACTTTAtcaatatatacatttaaatgtgtttcctacagtaattaataataataaaaaaaaaccttacgTAGCCAGTGTATTAGATtagttgctttttctgtctttttaaggCAGAAGTTGGAAATATGTCAGGAGACAGTGTTCATCTATGTGAAGATCATTAGCTTAGCTCTTGAAACCATCAATCACTTACAGTTTTTcgtcttttttccccttggcaaTGAAAATGCCAGTGTAGGTTAGGCTACTGATTATTAAATTTCACACTGAGGCCTTTAGGTTAATAAGACAACATTAAATGATTGTAAGAAGAGTTCAGatggttttctctttttctttggtaGGACATGCATCACTTTGAGGAAGAGTTAACGTGTTCCATCTGCTACAGCCTGTTTACAGATCCCCGTGTTCTGCCTTGTTCCCATACATTCTGTAGAAATTGTCTGGAAGGTGTTCTTGATCTGTCAGGCAACTTTTCCATTTGGAGACCCTTGAGAATTCTTCTGAAGTGTCCAAACTGTAGGAGCGTTGTTGAGATTCCTGACTCTGGCACTGAATCGCTGCCTATCAACTTTGCACTGAAATCTATTATTGAGAAATACCGTCAGGAAGATCATTCTGATGTTGCAACTTGCAGTGAACATTATAGGCAGCCGCTGAACGTTTACTGTCTTTTGGATAAAAAAATGGTGTGTGGCCATTGCCTTACAATAGGAAAACACAACGGGCATCCCATAGATGACCTTTACAGTGCCTACATAAAAGAGAAGCAGTCTTCTGGAAAAATTCTTGAGCAGCTGACTGACAAACACTGGGTTGATGTATATTTGCTTATCgaaaagctgaaagaacagaaatccCAGTGTGAAAGCGTTGTTCAAGATGATAAAAAAGTAGTGGTTCTGTACTTTAAGAAACTTAGCGATACATTGGAGCATAAAAAacaagctctgctctctgcactgGATGAAATCAACAGACAGGTTTTGGAAGAGTATGATCCTCTCattgagaatttaaaaaaaatgagggaagaaCAGCTTGAATTAATGTCACTGAACACGTCTATTCAGAAAGAAGAGTCCCCACTTGTTTTTCTTGAGAAGGTGGATGGTGTATATCAACGGATAAAGGCTTTGAAAGAGAAGCAGCTACCGTATGTTAAACCTGTTGAGATTTACCCCAGGGTTGGGCACCTGTTGAAGGATGTGTGGTCTAAAACCGAAATTGGTCAGATCAACAAGATCCTTactccaaaaataaaactgattccaaaaaggaaattacagagcaaaagcaaggaaaaagaaagaggaaaatctaAAGAACTCCTCCAGGCTGTAAATCCTCTAACAGTCATGCTTCTTTTTGTAATAGTAGCCATAGCTCTGTTTGCATTTCCCAAACTGGTATCGTCATTTGGAATTGAAACTGTTCCCACTTACATTTCAGAATTCTTGCTATCTATTTATCAAGGTTTTTGTGCTCAGTTGCAGACTATAGTGGATGTGCTGTGCCGTAAATTTAATCTACTGGTGAGGTTTTTAGGGATGATTGTTCCTCTTTGGCTATTTCAATGATTAAATTAGAACTTACTGCAGGAATCcccaagatttatttttaattgacgTTTCTACTTAATAGCTGGGTTGTTAAAACTATAcgctttttctttcttttccatattcttcctttttctgtataGGTTTCATCATTTAACTCTTAGTTAAATGAGAAGATTTATAACCAAAAAGACGTGTTCATCTGCTCGCACAGCAAGTAGGTAGGTGGTTGGTAAAACTGGAAGCTAGGCAGAAGTAATGTCTGTGAGGAAGCTATAGGCAGCCTCCTGATTGTAAAAACTCTTCAACCCTCTACGTTTTTTTAATGGTAACATAAtctaattatgtttttaataaaaacaccacaacattaaaagtttaaaaaaagcaccTCAGGCTGCAAAGTGGCTGGTCCTAGACAAGTCAGTCGGTTACAAGCTCTGGTGTACGTAAAGCTTGCATTTAGTGTTTTATTGACCTCTTTCTAAAGGTAATTTAACTGACATACCTGATCTGTAGTCTTTAAGTCATATATTAATGGACCTcgttttcattttgtatgttCCTGGTTACTAGTGCCAtgatttcatccttttttataatctgtgttttttaaatctcttttaaatAGTTATCTCCAGTTTACAGAGCAGTATCTGCAGGACTTGTGGTAAAGTATTGCATGCGGGTTTTAGTGCCACCTACACACAAATCGGGTATTTATTTAGGCTAACGGGGAATTTGCAGCACTTCCTAAAAAGAGCCTTGAATTTTTGCTGAAAGAATTAATATGTGGTGAAAATAGATACATATTGCAGAAAGTAGCAAAATTCCCTATGAAATCGGTGGTGTAAGGATTTCAAATGTCAAGAGCCCTTAAACAACTTGAAAATGAGTAAATTTTCAGGCTTTCAGCACAAATAGTGGAGGTCTTTACCTTGACCTAGgagaaaaaatgacagcattttgTTCTGCAATCAAATAATCGGTACCACGCTTTACTTCTTTTGAAGAGGTACTAAGCTGTGCTCAGAAAAATTCACAGTGGCAGCAGCCCTTGACCTTCAGTTGTTACCGAGTCAGCTGTAATCCAACAGCCTTTAAGCGctgcagaacacagcagaaCACAGAGGAGTTTACAATGAACTAACGATTTATAAAAACCAAAAATGGGCTCTATATATGTCTAATTTTGACTTCATAAACATAATAGTGTGTTTTAGGATAGCAGCATTCCTTGGGTGCTTGatctattattatttaaaaatatacgAGTTGTTTAAATAGTGATTTAGTTCTGTGGGTAGCCTTTCGCTACGTGACGCGTTAAAACCTGTGCGCAAACCCAAACTTGTGTGTTGCTACCAGCAGACACTGGTGGGGGCTCCTGCGAAACAGCAACCGCTGCCACTGACTGCAGCGAGAGGTGAGAGCCAGCTCAGGTCCCCGATGTGATGCTGGTGCGTTCCTTAAGCCCAAGTGAAGTCTGACGAATACTGATGTCCTGCTGTTGCTGCATTGCTAAAATGTGAAGTGTAACCGAAGGGCTGTTGTGTAGCACCCTTCTGCAGCTTGGGGGTTTCTGTTGCGTGGATTGGACTGAAAGGTGTGAACAAGCAGTGCTCCAGAGGAGTGGGCCTTTGCCTGTTTCTGTAATTTCGGTTTCTGTAATTTGGACATGCCTTTTAGCGTTACAGAGTCAAATCCCAGTGATACCGCTGGTCAGGCTTTGAAATAGTGTGTAGGTGTATCCTGGGACTGGATAAAGCGGCACATTGATTTCCCAGTAACACTTTGGAATCGGGCtggttgtttttctctaaagcCCTGCTAGAAGGCTGGCATTCGGCATGTAAGTCTCTGAAATCCTGGTGCTAACCGTATGCCTACTACCACGAGGCTTCTTTTTTGACTTACCTGCCTGTCCTTTATTTTcctaacttttaaaaatcttatgaAAAGTTTATAAcgaaattttatttttccagacaaCACGAATTTATAAGATGCCTTTATCACTGAAACATTTAGTACTTGTACTTATGTACtatctattttaataaatgcacatacaaataaaatgtattcttaCATTAGGGATGGCTAACACCTTGATTTCTTTACTGTACAGCGTCTCCCTTTAATCCTAAACAGAGCTGGAGCATGGGGCTGAGCTGGAGCCACGCGACAGGAGCAGCAACTGTCGTTGGAGCAAGAACGTGGGTATCCGGCAGTGCTGGgtctgcttccttttcttccacttgCCCCATTTTTTGTAGTACAGACGTGGTGAAGGGTCTCTGATGCAGCAAGCCCTTTAGTTGCTTGATGCagattttgtgttgttttgcatTGTCCAGCTTGGGCCCCTTTCACTTCTGCCCGATGGCGTGGTGGATTCGCTTCGGCTGGGTGTCAGCTCCCCACCCCTTCTCTGAAGGACGGGGCCAAAATTCGGCGGAGGAGCTTGAGGGCTGAGGTAAGGGCAGGGGCGTCACACAGCAATTACTGCTGCGGCCAAAACCAATTCACCCTGGGGAAGACTAAATGACTGCTACTTGGTATGGGAGTAGATAGTGAGAACTAAAACCAAACTGAAACCATAAATTGAGCCTCGAGCTGTACTTCAAGGTGTTCTAGAGTCAGCTTGAGATGGGGAGAAAAACCTCAAAACTGCACAGCATGCATGGCTGGCGTTAGGATGGGTAGGAAATGCCttgtatttttgtcttctgctgttGTGCGCTTCACTGTTGCTGCGCTGTGATTTCACGCAGTATTTCACTGGGTGCGCCACTCCCCTATTGAGGACATGACAACAAAACCCAGGATAAACTAACTCAGGTTTGTTAACTGCGCTTAGTATGAAAATGGCAAAGAGCTGGAAATGTAAACAAGGACtaagcacagaaaaaacaaactgctgttcTAGAACTGTGCTTAGCAAGCTTTTCTACTAACAGCCATTTTATAAGCACATCAgtagttaattatttttttaaggtgatAACAAATATTTGGCTAAGCCCTGCTGACTAACAGCAGTGACTTTAAGTAGCACGTAACGTACAATTATTTTTTGACCAAAGGAGATTCTGACACGCAGCAGTGAAGCATCTCATCCCAACGTATGAGCCACGTCTAGTTCAGGGATCAGTTATTAGTGAAAAGGTGCCAGATACTGGCCTGACTTGTGGAGTAAAACATACAGCTCCAGTACTTGAAGTACAAAAAACTCTGACTCAAAGCACACCATGTGAACTGAAGTGCTGACACCAAGTATGGAAAACTTCCTGTAACAGCTGGGCGAGCGACAGGAGGAGGGTGAGGATTTGAACAACCTTGCCTCCTCAGCAGGAATCGTTCAGCCCTTTGTGAAACGATGGTAAGAGCAACAGGTGAGTTACTGCGGGATTAATAAATAAGCATGCTCTTTCTTTGATagcatttaaaagcagtttacttacagtaaaaccaaaaaaccaaaaccaggcCTTTATAACTTCATGCAGAACCCAAGCATTGACATAAAGCTTGCCCATGGAATATTAGAATGCAGCTAGGTGTGTAATTAGAGAAAGCTCTGATTTTTTCTAATCAATTCATATAATTAAGACCCCCATAGACTGGATAATAATGATAAAGGAATTTATTTAGAGACTAGTTTTATTAACAAGCTCAAATAGAAGCCttaaaactaaaggaaaaaaaaatctcaatataCAAAGGTTTATTAGAAAAGACACAGTGAGCAGCAACAAGAATGTAAATAGACACTGGGAAGTATTTCgttcttgttttcattcatgCTACTTTTATATTACGTACAACACTGCCAAGGTT from the Cygnus olor isolate bCygOlo1 chromosome 9, bCygOlo1.pri.v2, whole genome shotgun sequence genome contains:
- the TRIM59 gene encoding tripartite motif-containing protein 59, translating into MHHFEEELTCSICYSLFTDPRVLPCSHTFCRNCLEGVLDLSGNFSIWRPLRILLKCPNCRSVVEIPDSGTESLPINFALKSIIEKYRQEDHSDVATCSEHYRQPLNVYCLLDKKMVCGHCLTIGKHNGHPIDDLYSAYIKEKQSSGKILEQLTDKHWVDVYLLIEKLKEQKSQCESVVQDDKKVVVLYFKKLSDTLEHKKQALLSALDEINRQVLEEYDPLIENLKKMREEQLELMSLNTSIQKEESPLVFLEKVDGVYQRIKALKEKQLPYVKPVEIYPRVGHLLKDVWSKTEIGQINKILTPKIKLIPKRKLQSKSKEKERGKSKELLQAVNPLTVMLLFVIVAIALFAFPKLVSSFGIETVPTYISEFLLSIYQGFCAQLQTIVDVLCRKFNLLVRFLGMIVPLWLFQ